In Celeribacter indicus, a single genomic region encodes these proteins:
- a CDS encoding TRAP transporter large permease: MPFDPLTIGFMGIGLLFFLLALRVPVGFAMIGIGLLGITILQNERAALATLSSETFELATKMELIIIPFFVLMGNLAGISGLSRNLYDAAHAWTGHRKGGLASATIIGCAGFASLSGSSVASAITMGQVALPEMKRFKYDDRLSSGAVAAGGTLGILIPPSTGLVLYSLMTEQSIGQLFVAGFLPGLLLAAFFVLTIMLLTHLKPELGPAGERLSYSERVHQTRGALPFILIIAATIGGIYSGVFTPMEASAVGATGTLIIALLRRSLNWRRFAGIMRNTGTTTVMCYFIIIGANVLNPFLARAGVTHWVSESILGLGLGPTMTVVVIMAAFAVMGTFLEGFAMLVLMVPVFFPVVTALGIDPILFGILVVITLEMGLITPPVGINVFLVKALLPNVPSARIFVGVAPFLLAMLVSLTLLLIFPQITLLLPSTMYR; the protein is encoded by the coding sequence ATGCCTTTTGACCCTCTCACTATCGGTTTCATGGGGATCGGCCTCCTGTTCTTTCTTCTAGCGCTGCGCGTTCCGGTCGGGTTCGCGATGATCGGTATCGGATTGCTGGGCATCACCATCCTGCAGAATGAACGGGCCGCCCTGGCCACGTTGTCATCCGAGACGTTCGAGCTGGCGACAAAAATGGAACTGATCATCATTCCCTTCTTCGTGCTGATGGGAAATCTGGCAGGCATCAGTGGCCTAAGCCGAAACCTGTACGATGCCGCACATGCCTGGACCGGACATCGCAAGGGTGGTCTGGCGTCGGCCACCATCATCGGCTGCGCGGGCTTTGCGTCGCTTTCCGGGTCTTCGGTGGCATCGGCCATCACCATGGGGCAAGTTGCCCTGCCCGAGATGAAACGTTTCAAATACGATGACCGCCTGTCCTCGGGTGCTGTTGCCGCCGGGGGGACGCTGGGTATCCTGATCCCTCCGTCTACGGGGCTGGTGCTGTATTCCCTCATGACAGAACAATCCATCGGCCAGCTTTTCGTCGCGGGTTTCCTGCCCGGGCTGTTGTTGGCGGCGTTTTTTGTTCTGACCATCATGTTGCTCACCCATCTGAAACCCGAACTCGGGCCCGCCGGGGAGCGCCTGTCGTACTCTGAGCGGGTTCACCAGACACGCGGGGCGCTACCCTTCATCCTGATCATCGCGGCGACGATCGGCGGAATCTACAGCGGGGTCTTTACCCCGATGGAAGCCTCGGCCGTCGGCGCAACGGGGACGCTGATCATCGCGCTGTTGCGCCGATCGCTGAACTGGAGGAGATTTGCCGGCATCATGCGCAACACGGGCACAACCACGGTCATGTGCTATTTCATCATCATCGGCGCAAATGTGCTGAACCCGTTCCTGGCGCGGGCCGGGGTGACGCATTGGGTATCGGAAAGCATTCTAGGGTTGGGCTTGGGGCCGACCATGACCGTGGTTGTGATCATGGCGGCCTTCGCAGTCATGGGCACCTTCCTGGAAGGGTTCGCCATGCTCGTACTGATGGTGCCGGTTTTCTTTCCGGTCGTGACCGCGCTTGGCATCGACCCAATCCTGTTCGGTATCCTCGTCGTGATTACCCTGGAAATGGGCCTGATCACACCGCCTGTCGGCATCAATGTATTCCTGGTGAAAGCGCTGTTGCCCAACGTGCCGTCGGCGCGGATCTTTGTTGGGGTGGCGCCCTTCCTGCTGGCCATGCTGGTGTCGCTGACGCTGTTGCTGATCTTTCCCCAGATTACACTATTGTTGCCCTCGACAATGTACAGGTGA
- a CDS encoding TRAP transporter small permease, with protein MPNSVPQSVLSFIDRLGQLFAWLSGALILVLVLVSAANVITRYFFGITVFGLFDILQIGVGIVIFLALPLCTWKDEHVSVDVVYEFAPRWLRYLMLAVSDIVAICVLAAIGWRATTMAGTALEFGDSTALLSISYVPIWVVITITSYFSAALCVVRLAMLPFRQRI; from the coding sequence ATGCCAAATTCCGTTCCGCAGTCCGTCTTGTCGTTCATCGACAGGCTTGGCCAACTATTCGCCTGGCTTTCAGGCGCACTGATCCTTGTTCTTGTCTTAGTGTCGGCAGCAAATGTCATAACCCGTTACTTCTTTGGGATCACGGTTTTCGGCCTGTTCGATATTCTTCAGATCGGTGTAGGTATCGTCATCTTCCTGGCCCTTCCGTTGTGCACCTGGAAGGACGAGCACGTATCGGTGGATGTCGTCTATGAATTCGCGCCACGCTGGCTGCGCTATCTGATGCTGGCCGTATCGGACATCGTGGCGATCTGTGTGCTGGCCGCTATCGGCTGGCGCGCGACGACAATGGCCGGAACTGCGCTTGAATTCGGAGACAGCACGGCGCTGTTGTCGATTTCCTATGTGCCCATCTGGGTGGTCATCACGATCACAAGCTATTTCAGCGCCGCACTGTGCGTGGTGCGTTTGGCCATGTTGCCGTTTCGGCAAAGAATCTGA
- a CDS encoding TRAP transporter substrate-binding protein, whose translation MNFAKKTGLYASAVAFAMGLSMPLAAAELTLAHYLPPNHELQVGAAEPLAQELAKATNGAVTIKIYPSGELGAGPTQQYTRALEGIADITIGLTGSDAVPMPRSLMLEMPGLFDTPREAVDVIWDNMDAFAEDFKRTQLLALFPNSPAALVMTRPVRSPEDLAGLNIRTSSAIGAAMVGAWGANAVTMPANDLYNAMQTGVVDGALIGIDGVNAFRLHEVATNVVTNLPSNVTMFFVTMNRESYAALSEDERAKLMAVAGRELSMKGADAFVASGDEAKANILATEGSSLDVLTDDERAAFSARLDGLADKIIADLSASSKVDLMDVYQQINK comes from the coding sequence ATGAACTTTGCCAAGAAAACTGGTCTTTATGCGTCTGCCGTGGCGTTCGCCATGGGTCTGAGCATGCCGCTTGCTGCCGCAGAACTGACGCTGGCGCATTACCTGCCACCGAACCACGAATTGCAGGTAGGCGCGGCCGAGCCACTTGCGCAAGAGCTGGCCAAGGCCACTAACGGGGCCGTCACGATCAAAATTTACCCCTCGGGCGAGCTGGGCGCAGGCCCGACGCAGCAATACACCCGCGCGCTTGAAGGCATCGCCGACATCACCATCGGCCTGACCGGCAGTGATGCCGTTCCTATGCCGCGTTCGCTTATGCTGGAAATGCCCGGCTTGTTCGACACGCCGCGAGAGGCGGTCGATGTCATCTGGGACAACATGGATGCCTTTGCCGAGGACTTCAAACGCACCCAGCTTCTGGCGCTGTTCCCCAACAGCCCGGCAGCGCTTGTCATGACGCGCCCAGTACGTAGCCCCGAAGATCTGGCTGGTTTGAATATCCGGACCTCTTCGGCGATTGGCGCCGCGATGGTCGGCGCCTGGGGCGCAAACGCGGTCACGATGCCAGCGAACGATCTTTATAACGCGATGCAAACCGGGGTGGTTGACGGCGCGTTGATCGGCATCGACGGCGTCAACGCCTTCCGGCTGCACGAAGTGGCGACCAATGTTGTCACCAACCTGCCCTCGAACGTGACGATGTTCTTTGTCACGATGAACCGCGAAAGCTATGCTGCTCTTTCGGAAGACGAACGTGCAAAGCTCATGGCGGTGGCGGGCCGGGAGCTGAGCATGAAGGGTGCGGACGCCTTTGTTGCTTCCGGAGACGAGGCCAAGGCGAACATCCTCGCTACCGAGGGCTCTTCGCTCGACGTTTTGACCGATGACGAACGCGCGGCGTTTTCGGCCCGGTTGGACGGGTTGGCCGACAAGATCATCGCTGACCTGAGCGCAAGCAGCAAAGTCGACCTGATGGACGTGTACCAGCAGATTAACAAGTAA
- a CDS encoding iron-containing alcohol dehydrogenase, translating to MALIQYISRIQFDFGAVSLLAEEIARLGLKRPLLVTDKGVAAAGILDRVLDAAKPSQPVVYKGTTENPTEQSLLACLDLWAEQGCDGLIALGGGSPIDLSKAVALLASHGGNLADYNVKTGGSEKIGKVAPQIAIPTAAGTGAEIGRACVMSLLDGSKMVAVNLNMVADTIICDPELTLTLPASLTAATGIDAFSHGVEAAMSTMVNPPAEAIALDCVARAAKWLPVAVQDGQNRQARWEMMMAALEGGMCLQKGLGGAHAMGTPLGELHLHHGRLIGVLLPHIVRFNAEVAQAAQARIRTAAAVPDEMALEDWITDFTRSLGLPTTLGEMGVPTDILPQIATRAEADHLTLTNPRKPIMADYLKMLQSAM from the coding sequence ATGGCCCTGATCCAGTATATTTCGAGGATTCAGTTTGATTTTGGCGCGGTTTCGTTGCTGGCGGAGGAAATCGCTCGGCTGGGGCTGAAGCGCCCGCTGTTGGTGACCGACAAAGGGGTTGCGGCAGCCGGTATCCTGGACCGGGTGCTGGACGCCGCCAAGCCGAGCCAGCCGGTTGTCTACAAAGGTACGACCGAGAATCCCACGGAACAGAGCCTTCTTGCCTGTCTAGACCTTTGGGCTGAACAGGGCTGTGACGGTTTGATCGCCCTTGGCGGCGGGTCACCTATTGATTTGTCCAAAGCGGTGGCCTTGCTGGCCAGCCATGGCGGTAATCTGGCGGACTACAACGTTAAGACTGGCGGGTCCGAGAAGATCGGCAAGGTGGCCCCGCAGATTGCCATCCCTACGGCGGCAGGCACCGGGGCCGAGATCGGCCGCGCCTGCGTGATGTCCTTATTGGATGGGTCCAAGATGGTGGCCGTCAATTTGAACATGGTGGCCGATACGATCATTTGCGACCCGGAACTGACACTGACCTTGCCCGCCTCGCTGACTGCCGCGACGGGAATCGACGCCTTCAGTCACGGGGTTGAGGCGGCGATGAGCACCATGGTCAATCCCCCGGCCGAGGCGATTGCGTTGGATTGCGTGGCACGCGCGGCCAAATGGTTGCCGGTTGCAGTTCAGGACGGCCAGAACCGGCAGGCCCGGTGGGAGATGATGATGGCCGCGCTGGAAGGGGGCATGTGCCTTCAGAAAGGGCTGGGCGGTGCCCATGCTATGGGTACGCCACTAGGCGAGCTGCACCTGCATCACGGTCGCCTGATCGGCGTATTGCTGCCGCATATCGTGCGCTTCAACGCCGAGGTGGCACAGGCCGCGCAGGCACGGATCCGTACCGCCGCCGCAGTGCCAGACGAGATGGCGCTTGAGGACTGGATAACCGATTTCACCCGGTCGCTTGGTCTGCCAACGACGCTGGGCGAGATGGGGGTACCGACCGACATCCTGCCCCAGATCGCGACAAGAGCCGAGGCTGATCACCTGACGCTGACCAATCCGCGAAAACCAATCATGGCCGACTATCTGAAAATGCTGCAATCCGCTATGTGA
- a CDS encoding aldehyde dehydrogenase family protein, which translates to MIYADGNHFIGGEWVRDAPNGHEESRCPASGQVLGRAPRGSTTLANRAIEAARDVFETSAWTSSPRERATALLEFADRMEARKDDMAELLCRESGKILPQAQGEIAASIGEARYYAGVARNLFGRTFESGTGKLSLMTREPSGVVSVIVPWNAPVTLLVRSVAPALAAGCTIVIKPAPQTPLINAMVMQCFAETQTLPGGVVNSVNENGIEVGSIFSTHDEIDVISFTGSSQTGSVIMANAARSIKHVSLELGGKAPAIIFADADLDSAIAEITRSSLVLNGQMCTAVSRILVDDGIYDDVKTRLANAFEQARIGDPMEPGVVLGPLIDAASHQRVLAVIERATQDADNVVLKGEAPKGALEDGFFVTPSIFEVQDTKNWLIQDELFAPIVTLERFSDETDAIKRANATRFGLASSVYTHDLNRSIRVSRKLKFGTVWLNCHNRLMAEVETGGYRTSGIGRLHGVEAMNDFMETKHIYLEVGA; encoded by the coding sequence ATGATCTATGCGGACGGGAATCATTTTATCGGTGGCGAATGGGTAAGAGATGCCCCCAACGGCCATGAAGAAAGCCGATGCCCAGCTTCGGGGCAGGTGCTAGGACGCGCGCCGCGTGGCTCAACCACGCTTGCGAACCGCGCAATCGAGGCTGCCCGCGATGTGTTTGAAACCAGTGCTTGGACCAGCTCGCCCCGGGAGCGAGCAACGGCGCTGCTGGAATTTGCTGACCGGATGGAGGCGCGCAAAGACGATATGGCAGAACTTCTCTGCCGTGAAAGCGGCAAGATCCTGCCGCAAGCACAGGGCGAGATTGCGGCCAGCATCGGGGAGGCCCGATATTACGCGGGCGTGGCCCGCAACCTGTTCGGTCGCACATTCGAGAGCGGCACTGGAAAGCTTTCGCTCATGACCCGCGAGCCGTCGGGGGTCGTGTCCGTGATCGTGCCGTGGAACGCGCCTGTAACGTTGCTGGTCCGGTCGGTGGCGCCAGCGCTGGCCGCCGGATGCACGATCGTTATCAAGCCAGCCCCGCAAACCCCGCTGATTAATGCTATGGTCATGCAGTGTTTTGCCGAAACACAAACCCTGCCCGGCGGGGTCGTGAACTCAGTCAACGAAAACGGGATCGAAGTTGGCAGCATCTTTTCGACGCATGACGAGATCGACGTGATTTCCTTCACCGGCTCGTCCCAGACTGGATCGGTCATCATGGCCAATGCCGCCCGCTCGATCAAACACGTGTCGCTGGAGCTAGGCGGCAAGGCACCCGCGATCATCTTTGCTGATGCCGATTTGGACAGTGCCATCGCCGAAATCACCCGATCGTCGCTTGTTCTGAATGGCCAGATGTGCACCGCGGTAAGCCGTATTCTGGTGGACGACGGCATCTATGACGACGTCAAGACGCGGCTGGCGAACGCCTTTGAGCAGGCCCGGATCGGCGACCCCATGGAACCCGGCGTCGTACTGGGGCCGCTGATCGACGCAGCATCTCATCAGCGCGTGCTCGCGGTGATCGAGCGTGCGACGCAGGATGCCGACAACGTCGTCCTCAAGGGGGAGGCCCCGAAAGGCGCGCTTGAAGACGGGTTTTTCGTCACCCCGTCGATCTTCGAGGTGCAGGATACAAAGAACTGGCTCATCCAAGATGAACTGTTTGCCCCGATTGTGACGCTTGAACGGTTTTCGGACGAGACGGACGCGATCAAGCGGGCAAACGCAACGCGGTTCGGGCTGGCGTCAAGCGTCTACACCCACGATCTGAACCGCTCGATACGGGTAAGTCGAAAGCTGAAATTCGGCACCGTCTGGCTAAACTGCCACAACCGCCTGATGGCCGAGGTTGAAACCGGCGGCTACCGCACCAGCGGCATCGGTCGTCTGCATGGCGTCGAGGCCATGAACGATTTCATGGAGACCAAGCACATCTACCTTGAGGTCGGCGCATAA
- a CDS encoding IS5 family transposase (programmed frameshift): MSDLFWLSDAQMARLEPYFPKSHGKPRVDDRRVLSGIIFINRNGLRWRDAPKDYGPHKTLYNRWKRWSDRGIFAKMMAGLAAEHGEKKTVMIDATYLKAHRTASSLGGQKGGRGRLIGRTKGGMNTKLHAICDSQGRPLNLFVTAGQVSDYIGARALCDSLPDVDWLLGDRGYDADWFREALKDKGIHACIPGRKQRNTTVKYDKRRYKRRNRIEIMFGRLKDWRRVATRYDRCPKVFLSAIALAAIVIFWL, from the exons ATGTCTGATCTCTTCTGGCTGAGCGATGCGCAGATGGCGCGTCTGGAACCCTATTTCCCGAAGTCCCATGGCAAGCCCCGTGTCGACGACCGGCGCGTCTTGAGCGGGATTATCTTCATCAATCGCAATGGGTTGCGTTGGCGAGATGCGCCGAAAGACTATGGCCCCCATAAGACGCTCTACAACCGGTGGAAACGCTGGAGCGACAGGGGGATCTTCGCGAAGATGATGGCGGGGCTGGCTGCCGAGCACGGCGAGAAGAAGACCGTGATGATCGACGCCACATATCTGAAGGCCCACCGAACGGCGTCCAGTCTGGGCG GTCAAAAAGGGGGGCGCGGTCGCCTGATCGGGCGGACTAAAGGCGGCATGAATACGAAACTTCATGCCATCTGCGACAGCCAGGGACGTCCGCTCAACCTTTTCGTCACGGCTGGACAGGTCAGCGACTACATCGGTGCGCGAGCGCTTTGTGACAGTCTGCCGGACGTCGACTGGCTACTCGGAGATCGCGGCTACGATGCCGACTGGTTCCGGGAAGCTTTGAAGGACAAGGGGATACATGCCTGCATCCCCGGTCGGAAACAGCGAAACACAACCGTCAAATACGACAAGCGCCGCTACAAACGCCGAAACCGCATCGAGATCATGTTCGGCAGGCTCAAGGACTGGCGGCGCGTTGCCACGCGCTACGACCGATGCCCGAAGGTCTTCCTCTCTGCCATCGCTCTCGCCGCTATCGTCATCTTCTGGCTATGA
- a CDS encoding IS110 family transposase yields MKLFIGLDVSLAKTAVCVVSEHGQIVKEAETESEPEALAHWLDELDGSIAAIGLEAGPLSQWLHRGLTEAGLEAVLMETRQVKGALKAMPIKTDRRDAEGIARLLHLGWFRPVHCKSVSAQETRAVLGARKAIQQNMIALEMSVRGLLRNFGLKVGAISRGKFETRIRELADGNPMLEAATEPMLRARASLRQELADLEKCVRRLAWDDPVCQRLMSMPGIGVVVALTFRAAVDDPARFRSSKRVGPWVGLTPSRNQSGERDVSGGITKAGDVNLRRALCQAATVMMNRGRSTWLRTWGAQLVQRRGRKVAMVALARRIAVILHRIWVDGTTFQSDAAPNPA; encoded by the coding sequence ATGAAGCTATTTATTGGATTGGATGTGTCGTTGGCGAAGACCGCAGTTTGTGTGGTCAGCGAGCATGGCCAGATCGTCAAAGAGGCGGAGACTGAAAGTGAACCGGAAGCTTTGGCGCATTGGTTGGACGAACTTGACGGCAGTATCGCAGCGATTGGCCTGGAGGCCGGGCCACTGTCGCAATGGCTGCACAGAGGGCTGACCGAAGCTGGACTGGAAGCGGTGCTCATGGAAACGCGCCAGGTGAAAGGAGCGTTGAAGGCGATGCCGATCAAGACGGATCGCCGCGATGCAGAAGGGATTGCACGCCTTCTTCATCTCGGCTGGTTCCGCCCGGTTCACTGTAAATCCGTCTCTGCTCAGGAAACCCGGGCAGTTCTCGGCGCTCGAAAGGCTATCCAGCAGAACATGATCGCTCTGGAAATGTCGGTGCGCGGATTGCTGCGGAACTTTGGCCTCAAGGTCGGTGCGATCTCCCGCGGCAAGTTCGAGACACGCATTCGGGAATTGGCAGATGGCAATCCGATGCTGGAAGCCGCGACTGAACCGATGCTGCGGGCCCGAGCGTCCCTACGACAGGAACTGGCCGATCTCGAAAAGTGCGTGCGGCGGTTGGCCTGGGATGATCCGGTTTGCCAACGCCTTATGTCGATGCCAGGAATCGGTGTCGTCGTAGCACTGACATTTCGTGCTGCGGTCGATGATCCGGCCCGCTTTCGGTCTTCGAAAAGGGTCGGACCCTGGGTTGGTTTGACGCCTTCACGCAACCAGTCCGGTGAACGGGACGTGTCGGGTGGTATAACCAAAGCTGGCGATGTCAATCTGAGAAGGGCGTTGTGCCAGGCTGCAACTGTCATGATGAACCGTGGCCGATCGACTTGGCTGAGAACGTGGGGAGCCCAACTCGTGCAGCGGCGCGGACGCAAAGTTGCGATGGTCGCCCTCGCACGCCGCATCGCTGTCATACTGCATCGGATTTGGGTCGATGGCACAACCTTCCAATCAGATGCGGCGCCAAACCCTGCCTAA
- a CDS encoding fumarylacetoacetate hydrolase family protein, whose protein sequence is MNYVFPPAPQASVAIQGSDERVPVRRIFCVGRNYAEHAREMGKDPDRDPPFFFTKPADAVVESGETVAYPPETENFHYEAELVVVIGTGGTNITEDRSLDHVWGYAVGNDLTRRDLQLKAREQGRPWDFGKAFDRSAVIGPIYPAAKIGHPDTGTIQLTVNGDVKQSADLADLIWSVPEIISILSHSMTLAPGDLIMTGTPAGVGQLQVGDVCVVSVDGLGAIETKIGPRES, encoded by the coding sequence ATGAACTACGTATTCCCCCCCGCGCCACAAGCCTCCGTCGCGATCCAGGGTTCCGACGAACGGGTGCCTGTGCGCCGCATTTTCTGTGTTGGGCGCAACTATGCCGAACACGCGCGTGAAATGGGCAAGGATCCGGACCGCGATCCCCCGTTCTTCTTCACCAAACCGGCCGATGCCGTGGTAGAAAGCGGAGAAACTGTGGCTTATCCGCCCGAGACCGAGAACTTCCACTACGAAGCTGAACTTGTCGTGGTGATTGGAACTGGCGGAACGAACATCACGGAAGATCGCAGTCTGGACCATGTCTGGGGCTACGCCGTCGGCAACGACCTGACAAGGCGTGACTTGCAGCTGAAGGCGCGCGAACAGGGCCGTCCATGGGATTTTGGCAAGGCTTTCGATCGTTCAGCCGTGATCGGCCCAATATATCCGGCTGCAAAAATCGGACATCCGGATACCGGCACGATTCAGTTGACGGTCAATGGCGACGTCAAACAGAGCGCCGATCTTGCTGATCTTATCTGGTCGGTTCCAGAAATCATTTCGATCCTGTCCCACTCGATGACGCTGGCGCCGGGTGATTTGATCATGACGGGTACGCCTGCTGGTGTTGGTCAGCTTCAGGTCGGCGACGTCTGTGTAGTTTCCGTTGACGGGCTGGGCGCGATTGAGACCAAGATCGGGCCGCGTGAGAGCTGA
- the maiA gene encoding maleylacetoacetate isomerase, giving the protein MTLKLHNFFRSSTSTRLRAALNLKGLDYDYVQYVLRDGETRTAEYLAMNPQGLVPTLETADGQFLIQSLAIIEWLEENHPEPSLLPRDANGRARVRALSYMIAREIHPLNNLRVLFRLRDQFRADEPAQKEWFTHWVITTFDSLEAALNASDQTGKYCHGDTPTLADVCLYAQVWNNKRFDIGTKQWPTIARIQSELEQLPDVAQAAPPRQPDAA; this is encoded by the coding sequence ATGACACTGAAACTTCATAACTTCTTTCGCTCGTCCACCTCGACGCGTCTGCGTGCAGCCCTGAACCTCAAAGGGCTGGACTACGACTATGTTCAATATGTCTTGCGCGATGGTGAAACCCGCACAGCCGAGTATCTGGCGATGAACCCGCAAGGGCTTGTGCCTACCCTTGAGACTGCTGATGGGCAATTCCTGATTCAATCGCTGGCAATCATTGAGTGGCTCGAGGAAAACCACCCCGAACCGTCGCTTCTTCCACGCGACGCAAATGGGCGTGCGCGTGTTCGAGCCCTGTCCTACATGATCGCGCGCGAGATCCACCCGTTGAACAATCTGCGCGTGTTGTTTCGGCTTCGCGACCAGTTCCGGGCAGACGAGCCCGCGCAGAAAGAGTGGTTCACACATTGGGTGATCACGACCTTTGACTCGTTGGAAGCCGCTCTCAACGCAAGCGATCAAACGGGCAAATATTGTCACGGCGATACGCCAACACTGGCGGACGTTTGCTTGTATGCGCAGGTTTGGAATAACAAGAGGTTCGATATCGGCACCAAGCAATGGCCGACGATTGCCCGCATCCAGTCCGAACTGGAACAACTACCCGATGTTGCGCAGGCCGCGCCCCCAAGACAACCGGATGCGGCCTGA
- a CDS encoding cupin domain-containing protein: protein MNEQLDHSNVEHGMQPEDTPELRALYKGFEDENLIPLWTQLGDLMPMHPKPKAVPHVWKWAKLLPLAKTSGELVPVGRGGERRAIGLANPGLGGNAYISPTLWCAIQYLCPGENAPEHRHSQNAFRFVVEGEGVWTVVNGDPVRMSRGDLLLTPGWNFHGHHNVATEPMAWIDGLDIPFSQQMDVGFFEFGSERVTDNATPNYSRGERLWCHSGLRPLSQLQNTVSSPIGAYRWEFTDRALTEQLLLEDEGQPATVAQGHAAIRYVNPTTGGDVMPTIRCEFHRLRAGVETAPRQDVGSTVLQVFEGAGAVVLNGETHKLEKGDMFVAPSWAKWSLQAETQFDLFRFSDAPIMERLHFMRTMGED from the coding sequence ATGAACGAACAACTCGACCACAGCAATGTCGAACACGGTATGCAACCCGAGGACACCCCGGAATTGCGTGCTCTTTATAAGGGGTTTGAGGATGAAAACCTGATCCCCCTCTGGACCCAGCTTGGCGACCTGATGCCGATGCATCCCAAACCAAAAGCGGTGCCTCATGTCTGGAAATGGGCCAAACTGCTGCCGCTTGCCAAGACATCCGGCGAACTTGTCCCGGTCGGTCGTGGTGGCGAACGTCGGGCCATCGGGCTCGCCAACCCCGGACTAGGTGGCAATGCCTATATTAGCCCGACCCTGTGGTGCGCCATTCAGTACCTGTGCCCCGGTGAAAATGCTCCGGAACACCGGCACTCGCAGAACGCCTTCCGTTTCGTAGTCGAGGGCGAGGGCGTCTGGACCGTGGTGAACGGCGATCCGGTGCGCATGTCGCGCGGCGACCTACTGCTCACGCCGGGCTGGAACTTTCACGGCCACCACAATGTCGCGACCGAACCGATGGCTTGGATTGACGGGCTGGACATCCCGTTCAGTCAGCAAATGGATGTGGGTTTCTTCGAATTCGGCTCCGAGCGTGTCACCGATAATGCAACGCCGAATTATTCGCGTGGAGAGCGGCTCTGGTGCCATTCGGGCCTGCGCCCGTTGTCGCAGCTTCAGAACACCGTGTCCTCACCGATTGGCGCATATCGGTGGGAATTCACGGATCGGGCCCTGACCGAACAGCTTCTTCTGGAAGATGAAGGACAACCCGCAACTGTTGCTCAGGGCCACGCGGCGATCCGCTATGTGAACCCCACGACCGGAGGCGACGTGATGCCGACGATCCGCTGTGAATTCCACCGGTTGCGCGCCGGTGTAGAAACGGCACCGCGACAGGATGTCGGCTCAACCGTGCTTCAGGTGTTCGAAGGCGCTGGCGCAGTTGTGTTGAACGGCGAGACGCATAAGCTTGAAAAAGGCGATATGTTCGTCGCACCAAGCTGGGCCAAATGGTCGCTGCAGGCCGAAACCCAGTTCGATCTCTTCCGCTTCTCGGATGCGCCGATAATGGAGCGGCTGCACTTCATGCGGACCATGGGTGAGGATTGA
- a CDS encoding maleylpyruvate isomerase N-terminal domain-containing protein: MTPGASDKSGLEALKARQGAGARYDAPDAPGEYLLLARRGSAFFARKLNELSDVDLDAPSLRKGWSRRHVIVDVCHSARMQAIALKSLREPLTDEEEAWKPDLRLAATLPPRAIRHLYEHTSVHLNVEYRDLVNDDWKRVISFRGHSSLPIQEFPLRRAYKIWKAAYHLAVCVRLSDLPVFPPDIQSELGLVTF; the protein is encoded by the coding sequence ATGACGCCTGGAGCATCAGATAAGAGCGGCCTTGAGGCCCTGAAAGCACGCCAAGGTGCAGGTGCCCGATACGACGCCCCTGATGCTCCGGGCGAATACCTTTTACTCGCAAGGCGTGGTTCAGCGTTCTTTGCCCGAAAACTAAATGAGTTATCCGACGTGGATCTAGACGCACCCAGCTTGCGAAAGGGATGGTCACGGAGACATGTGATCGTCGATGTGTGCCATTCTGCACGGATGCAGGCGATCGCGTTGAAGAGCTTGCGCGAGCCCCTGACGGACGAGGAAGAAGCGTGGAAGCCCGACCTGCGCCTTGCTGCCACACTTCCCCCGCGCGCAATTCGCCACCTCTATGAACACACATCCGTTCATTTGAATGTCGAGTATCGTGATTTGGTGAATGATGACTGGAAACGCGTGATCTCGTTTCGGGGCCATTCATCCTTACCAATTCAGGAATTCCCTCTGCGGAGAGCTTACAAGATTTGGAAGGCTGCGTATCATCTTGCGGTATGCGTGAGACTGTCCGATTTGCCTGTTTTTCCGCCAGACATCCAATCGGAGCTTGGGCTTGTCACGTTTTAG